In Acidobacteriota bacterium, the genomic stretch CAAGAACGACACGAACAACGTCGCGCCGCGCGTGGGGCTCTCGTGGGCCATCAATGACAAGACGGTCCTCCGCGCCGGCGGCGGGATGTACTACGGCAGCACCTACTACGGCGAGATGACGCAGGGCATGTCCTGGAGCTCCGACCGCTACCGGCGGTACGATTTCACGTCGGTGGACGCGGCGGCGCTGTGGGCGCAGCTGCGCGATCCCAAGAGCGCGATCTACAACAACGGCGAGCTTCGCCTCGCGACGCCGCCTTCGGGCAAGCTGTACTCGAACATCGCGCACAACACCGATCTGAAGACGCCGCAGTCCACCCAGCTGTCGGTGGGCCTCGAGCGGCAGCTGACCGGCAACATCGCCGCGCAGGTCACCGGCCTCTGGTCGCGCGGGCGGAACAACATCCGGGCGATGCACGTCAACCCGCAGGCGGCGGTCTTCTACCCGGCCGGCTCGCGGCTCCCGTCGAACGTCACCACGCCGTTCGACGTGGACTATCGCGGCGGCACGCGGCCGGATACGACGCGCGAGAACCTGATCCAGTACGAGATGAACGGCCGCATGAGCTACAAGGGGCTGTCCGCGTCGTTGACGGGGCGCTTCTCCGGCCTGAACGTCCGGCTGATGTACAGCTACAACGATACGTGGGACGACGCCACGGCGATCACGTCGCGCAACACGCCATCGGAGACGGACTATCCCAACGGCGAGTGGTCCAAGTCGGTCCTGAGCACGACCCACAGCTTCAGGGGCTCGGCCGTCTACGAGACGCCAAAGACCTGGGGGGCCTTCGCGCGTGACTGGCAGCTCTCCACGATCGTGAACATCGAAGGGGGGCACCCGTTCCAGGTCCAGGCCGGCTTCGACTTCAACAACGACACCGTGACGACGGACCGCCCGATAGGCGTCCCGCGCAACGCGCTGTGGACCGACGGCTACAGGAACGTCGACATGCGCGTCGCCCGGTTCATTCCGCTGGGCGGCCGCATGAAGGCGGAAGTGATCTTCGAGATCTTCAACCTGCTGAACGCGAAGCACTACAGCAACTACATCGATACGCTGTATGTCTCCGCGGGGGGCGGGCGCTACAACCCACGGCCGGACTTCGCCGGGTTCGCGGCGAGCGCCGACCTGAACCAGCGCGACTTCGACCGCGTTCCGGGCGACATCGGCCTGAGCGCGGCGCAGCGGAGGAACGGCGTGGCCGACCCGTTCCAGGGCCAGCTCGCGATTCGTCTGCGCTTCTAGTCCATCGCACGAGCGCGTCCGCGGGGCGACCCTCCACGCCCCGCGGACGCGCGGCCGCTCGTCGCCGACACCGCACGACTTGAGAAACAGCCGCGGAGGCTTCATGTCCACGCCGTCTTCTGCTCGCGCGGGTCATCGCCGCGCCCTTCTGTACTTCCCTCCCGCACTCATCCTCGCACTCGCGTTCGTCCCGCCGGCGTCGTCGCCGGTCGCGGCGCGCGGAGAAGAGGAGCGGCGCAACCCCGCCGTGTTCTCGGATTACCGGCGTCCCGCCGAGTACGGCGTCGTGGTCGTCGAGAACGTGATGGTGCCGATGCGGGACGGCGCGCGGCTCGCCACCGACCTGTACTTCCCCGCGAAGAACGGCCAGATCGCCGCCGGCAGGTTCCCGGCGATTCTCGACCGCACGCCGTACGACAAGGTGCCGCGGGCCTCCGCGGTGAACAACCCGAAGTACTTCGCCGAGCGCGGCTACGTGTTCGTGTTCCAGGATTCACGCGGCCACGGGAAATCGGAAGGGGAGTTCTCGATCTACACGAACGAGGGACGCGACGGCTACGACACGGTCGAGTGGATCGCGAAGCAGCCGTGGTCGGACGGCAAGGTCGGGACCTCAGGCTACTCGTACGACGCGGCGACCCAGAACTCGCTCGCGCGCGAGACCCCGCCGCACCTGACGTCGATGTTCATCGGCCACGGCACCGCGAACTACCGCAACGACGGGGCGGGCGACAACGGCGCGTTCGCGCTCTCGCACAACCTGATCTACACGATCGGCCACGCGCAACGCGATCGGATCGCCCGCGAGAACCCGGCGGTCATGGCGCGCCTCGAGGACGCGGAGGCGCACCAGCTCGAATGGATGCGCCAGCCGCTCTTCAAGCACCTGCAGCTGCTTGAAGACGTGCCGCTGGCGAAGCAGTGGTACAAGGCCTGGATCGATCATCCCGACTACGACGACTACTGGAAGCAGAACGGCTACAACTTCGAGGGGTTCTACGATCGGTACCCGGACGTCCCGGTGTACTTCCTCGGAAGCTGGTACGACTTCTTCATCAAGGGCACGATCCGCAATTATCTCGGGCTGTCCGCGATCCACAAGACGCCGAAGCTCCTGACCGTCGCCGGCTCCGCGCACGGGCCCGGGCGCGGCGCCCAGCGCGTGCAGAACGACGTCGACATGGGGCCGGACGGCGCCTACAACTGGGACCGCATCCGCCTGCGCTGGTTCGACGAAACGCTGATGGGGCGCAGGACGGGCGTCTTCGATGAGCCGCGCGTGAAGCTCTTCGTGATGGGCGGGGCCGAGGGATCGCAGCGGACGCCGGCGGGCCGGTTGAACCACGGCGGCCGCTGGCATTCGTTCGACCGCTGGCCCGTGCCGCAGGCCAAGCCGACCAGCTACTACCTGCATGCCGGCGGCGGCCTGTCGACCGAGCCTCCGGCGGCCGGCGCGGGGCCGAGCGGCTTCACGTTCGACCCGGCCAACCCGGTTCCGCAGCTCGGGGGGAACTACTCGACGCCGTCAGTCTGGGGCCCGCGCGACCAGCGGTGCTCCACGGCGATCTGGCCGTGCACCAACGACCTGCCGCTGTCCTCGCGCGCCGACGTGCTGGTCTTCCAGACGCCCGTCCTGGACCGTGACATCAGCATCGCCGGTCCGCTGACGGTCAAGTTGTGGGCCGCCTCCTCCGCCGTGGACACCGATTTCACGGTGAAGCTGGTCGATGAGTACCCGCCGAGCGTGGAGTATCCGCACGGCTACGCGATGATCCTGCAGGACTCGATCGTCCGCGCGCGCTACCGGAACTCGCTCGAGAAGGCGGAGTTGATGGAGCCCGGACGCGTGTACGAGTTCACGATCGACATGTGGGCCACCGCCAACCTGTTCAAGAAAGGGCACCGCATCCGCCTGGATGTGTCGAGCAGCAACTTCCCGAAGTACGACGTCAACCCGAACACCGGGGGCCCCATCGGATACGACACGCGCCGGATCGTCGCGAACAACATCGTGTATCACGATCGGGACCACCCGTCGCACATCATCCTGCCGGTGCTGCAGTCGCCGGCAACCACCTCGTCGGCGCCGGCGCCGGCGGCAGACCGTTCGTCTCGTCACAAGGAGGACCGTTGATGTCACGCCGGTGGAAGACCGCAGCAGGGGGCGCGCTCGTGGCGGCGGCGGTGATGACGGGCCTCATCGTCATCGCCGAGGCGCAGCAGGCCGGCCAGGGCACCCATCCGAGGAAAAACGAGGAGGGCTTCCAGTTCGGCGGCTACAAGCCGCCGATCAAATGGGACGGGCCGCGGCGCATGCAGCCCGAGTCGAAGAACATGCGCCTGGTCGGCTGGACCGACATGAACGGCCGGCCGGACGGCGAGCAGGTCACCGGGCAGGTGATCAACGGGCGCGACTACATCTTCTACGGCCACTACTGGAGCCAGGGGGTCTCGATCGTGGACGTGACCGATCCCGGCAGGCCGGAGACCGTCGCGTTCATTCCCGTGCAGGTGCCGTACGGCAAGACGACGAAGGTGCAGGTGTCGGGCAACGTCCTGATGGTGCCCTCGCGCACGTTGTACGAGCTTGACCACAAGGGCCCCGTGCTGCCGCGGCACGGCGTCACCTTCTACGACGTGTCCGATCCGAAGAAGCCGAAGGAGCTTTCGTTCTTCCAGACGGCCACGCGCGACGAGAAGCTGCCGGACGGCGTGCACTACAGCTGGTTCGCGTCGAAGTACGCGTACCTCTCGGCGCCGGTGAACGGCTACAACCGGCTGATCTACGTGATTGTGGACGTGAGCGATCCGAAGAACCCGAAGGAGGCCGGGCGCTGGTGGTATCCGGGCCAGCACACGGCGGGCGGCGAGAAGCCGCAGCCGGGGTTCGAGGATTACTGGGTGCACGGCGCGCAGGCGAACCGCGATGAGACGCTGGGATTCGCCGGCACGCTGAGCGATCCTCCCGGCGGCCTCGTGATCCTCGACATCAAGGACAAGTCGAAGCCCACCGTCCTCAGCCGCCTCGATCTGAGCCCGCCGATGGTCGACGGGTACTTCGGCGTCCACAACGTCGTCACGATGGACTCGCGCAAGATCCTCGTGATGATGCACGAGGCGACCGCCGCGCCGAGATCGCAGACGCAGATGACCGGCTGGGTCGTCGACTACTCGGACCCGCGCAATCCGGTGATTCTCTCCGTTCTGCCGATCCCGGAGGGGCACGACT encodes the following:
- a CDS encoding CocE/NonD family hydrolase translates to MSTPSSARAGHRRALLYFPPALILALAFVPPASSPVAARGEEERRNPAVFSDYRRPAEYGVVVVENVMVPMRDGARLATDLYFPAKNGQIAAGRFPAILDRTPYDKVPRASAVNNPKYFAERGYVFVFQDSRGHGKSEGEFSIYTNEGRDGYDTVEWIAKQPWSDGKVGTSGYSYDAATQNSLARETPPHLTSMFIGHGTANYRNDGAGDNGAFALSHNLIYTIGHAQRDRIARENPAVMARLEDAEAHQLEWMRQPLFKHLQLLEDVPLAKQWYKAWIDHPDYDDYWKQNGYNFEGFYDRYPDVPVYFLGSWYDFFIKGTIRNYLGLSAIHKTPKLLTVAGSAHGPGRGAQRVQNDVDMGPDGAYNWDRIRLRWFDETLMGRRTGVFDEPRVKLFVMGGAEGSQRTPAGRLNHGGRWHSFDRWPVPQAKPTSYYLHAGGGLSTEPPAAGAGPSGFTFDPANPVPQLGGNYSTPSVWGPRDQRCSTAIWPCTNDLPLSSRADVLVFQTPVLDRDISIAGPLTVKLWAASSAVDTDFTVKLVDEYPPSVEYPHGYAMILQDSIVRARYRNSLEKAELMEPGRVYEFTIDMWATANLFKKGHRIRLDVSSSNFPKYDVNPNTGGPIGYDTRRIVANNIVYHDRDHPSHIILPVLQSPATTSSAPAPAADRSSRHKEDR